One segment of Channa argus isolate prfri chromosome 17, Channa argus male v1.0, whole genome shotgun sequence DNA contains the following:
- the LOC137102697 gene encoding pleurocidin-like peptide WF3: protein MPCIFKETASIFKSVDTHLYHLRKSNSDTSIFSVERMKLTVAFLVLSMVVIMAEPGECILGMLFHGALHVGKLIHGLIQQHGQNEDQQEQLDTRSIDYNPGRPGYD, encoded by the exons ATGCCCTGTATATTTAAGGAGACGGCTTCTATCTTCAAATCAGTAGACACACATCTATATCACCTGAGGAAATCTAACAGTGATACCAGCATTTTTTCAGTCGAGAG gATGAAGTTAACTGTGGCCTTTCTTGTGTTGTCCATGGTGGTCATTATGGCTGAACCTGGAGAGTGCATCTTAGGAATGCTTTTCCATGGAGCCCTTCATG TTGGCAAGTTGATCCATGG ACTTATTCAACAACATGGCCAAAACGAAGATCAGCAAGAGCAGCTAGACACACGTTCAATCGATTACAACCCGGGGCGCCCTGGTTATGACTAG